A region from the Pelagovum pacificum genome encodes:
- a CDS encoding DUF6638 family protein: MKRLIEKGLMFGNLVRVTSPILVERYNRALRHLTGKQTTLDDFHIDISGFSPEIGAELGDELYLNQRGVNRQFILLTTEQKTAPLLNAKFSTSRGILKQFITENEPQLFALTTKDAVAGELVNSVFSVESPAKLFDIRRITVEADTTARTVATAAELGKLIDRFKAEDNAWYDDVLIAQMIGLAKQTGDVVRNPVNLSRMSFDQQNFWTAHFGGIYIFRGVDEPAAIAAGDKAALGPLPIESTFDLRDRTEIAIFLEVNGLAEPIVKARGVDGGAILHQKMDFVVAELAARMGENLSGATRRDLRALGRRYADQLPEEYQGLAALARWVEDGGPWPRITSEHPAYFYTLRAADVPDADLVNMLLAQLSPLDIRQLFICHKEAFYAAYSSWPDEKRAYVADFLDREYQVDKAGTRAALFGHEAPMEEPQNEPKTPAADMIDLVGPWGAVRRR; the protein is encoded by the coding sequence ATGAAACGCCTGATCGAAAAAGGACTGATGTTCGGCAACCTCGTCCGGGTGACCTCGCCGATCCTCGTCGAGCGTTACAACCGAGCGCTCCGGCACCTGACGGGCAAGCAGACGACGCTCGACGATTTCCACATCGACATCTCGGGGTTCTCCCCCGAAATCGGGGCGGAGCTTGGCGATGAGCTCTACCTCAACCAGCGCGGCGTGAACCGGCAGTTCATCCTGCTGACGACGGAGCAGAAGACGGCCCCGCTGCTGAACGCGAAATTCTCGACGAGTCGTGGCATCCTCAAGCAGTTCATCACCGAGAACGAACCGCAGCTCTTCGCACTGACGACGAAAGATGCGGTGGCAGGCGAACTCGTGAACTCGGTCTTCAGCGTGGAGAGCCCGGCGAAGCTGTTCGATATCCGCCGGATCACGGTAGAGGCGGACACCACGGCCCGCACGGTCGCGACGGCGGCCGAGCTCGGCAAGCTGATCGACCGCTTCAAGGCCGAGGACAACGCCTGGTACGACGACGTTCTGATCGCCCAGATGATCGGCCTCGCCAAGCAGACCGGCGATGTGGTGCGCAACCCGGTGAACCTCAGCCGGATGAGCTTCGACCAGCAGAATTTCTGGACCGCGCATTTCGGCGGGATCTACATCTTTCGAGGCGTCGATGAACCGGCCGCCATCGCGGCCGGCGACAAGGCCGCGCTGGGTCCGCTGCCGATCGAGAGCACCTTCGACCTGCGCGACCGGACCGAGATCGCGATCTTCCTTGAGGTGAACGGCCTCGCCGAGCCGATCGTGAAGGCGCGCGGCGTCGACGGCGGTGCGATCCTGCACCAGAAGATGGACTTCGTTGTCGCCGAACTCGCCGCCCGGATGGGCGAGAACCTCTCGGGCGCGACACGGCGCGACTTGCGGGCGCTCGGACGCCGCTATGCCGATCAGCTGCCCGAGGAATACCAGGGCCTCGCCGCGCTGGCCCGCTGGGTCGAGGACGGAGGCCCCTGGCCCCGCATCACGTCGGAGCACCCCGCCTATTTCTACACGCTTCGCGCGGCGGACGTTCCGGACGCCGATCTCGTGAACATGCTGCTGGCGCAGCTGTCACCGCTCGATATCCGGCAGCTGTTCATCTGTCACAAGGAGGCGTTCTACGCCGCCTATTCCTCCTGGCCGGACGAGAAGCGCGCCTATGTCGCGGACTTCCTCGACCGCGAATACCAGGTGGACAAGGCGGGAACGCGGGCGGCACTGTTTGGGCACGAGGCGCCGATGGAGGAGCCGCAGAACGAGCCGAAGACCCCGGCCGCCGACATGATCGACCTTGTCGGCCCGTGGGGCGCGGTGCGGCGGCGCTAG
- a CDS encoding AAA family ATPase, translating into MSLSSDQMELREEDIRKHYPAALSLLEGFDHSPRIARGTDAPRPERSSGIGTRRAFRSTTPGLVTRRTARTEGVQLIARIEGADEDALISPLQASVLNVLRRSLAIALAIAEQYSDRTGLADLKRANLDGTLSAGKSSDFSELLTGEALVTAFTFASATAFHLADHASEDNVEIGEVEELLTENGQLALHGLLWELDHDLAAHGTTDGRIVATLMAFAEAVMEKTSVRATTTGRLEPFTSASWRVEEKGFTVQGFAPARAAKGSTPTMTFKKPHEVVGNHIAKYQAMRLAKMLMAYDFDRRLNPFAELGGFIFTFMGDGKPGTGKTTLIQMMAGLVNDYCQVAGYPFRYQNLSTDNIDSYQGKSGQNAKAFINNIVDPSAIGFGTIDDIDQLAGKRGDRQSSAGQLEITAVLMESFAGANTVVRGNCTFGMFSNYPENVDDALRQRAGARFLVDGPQTREDYIDILHLLMGKNHDIGLGDHDLYANQEIKSAVAKSFESHARPHEEGLIAVFDRVHDRLGELDTIAKLGTYLKAIQEADERFTGRAIKNITDAVKVRAMDFELPDEWMENPELFLFKPYETKRDMISELRQPITTEMVIQEINRYADSEFRYADKSDEAAIDQMVRDYGRQEEAKRRYLESRED; encoded by the coding sequence ATGAGCCTGTCGTCCGATCAGATGGAGCTTCGCGAAGAAGACATCCGCAAGCATTACCCGGCCGCCCTGTCGCTGCTCGAAGGGTTCGATCACTCGCCCCGGATCGCCCGTGGCACCGACGCCCCGCGACCTGAGCGCTCCTCCGGCATCGGCACGCGACGTGCCTTCCGCTCCACGACTCCCGGCCTCGTCACGCGCCGCACCGCCCGCACCGAGGGCGTCCAGCTGATCGCGCGGATCGAAGGCGCGGACGAAGACGCGCTGATCTCGCCGCTGCAGGCCTCCGTGCTCAACGTGCTGCGCCGGTCCCTCGCCATCGCGCTAGCGATCGCCGAACAATACTCGGATCGCACCGGGCTCGCCGATCTGAAGCGCGCCAATCTCGACGGCACGCTGTCGGCCGGCAAGTCGTCCGACTTCAGCGAACTCCTCACGGGTGAGGCCCTTGTCACCGCCTTCACTTTCGCTTCCGCGACGGCCTTCCACCTCGCCGACCATGCGAGCGAGGACAATGTCGAGATCGGCGAGGTCGAGGAACTGCTGACCGAGAACGGCCAGCTCGCGCTCCACGGCCTCCTATGGGAGCTCGACCACGATCTCGCTGCGCATGGCACGACGGATGGGCGGATCGTGGCGACCCTCATGGCCTTCGCCGAAGCGGTGATGGAAAAGACGTCGGTACGGGCCACCACGACCGGGCGGCTCGAGCCCTTTACCTCCGCGAGCTGGCGGGTTGAGGAAAAGGGCTTCACCGTGCAGGGCTTCGCCCCTGCGCGCGCGGCCAAGGGCTCGACCCCGACGATGACCTTCAAGAAGCCGCACGAAGTCGTCGGCAACCACATCGCGAAATACCAGGCGATGCGGCTGGCCAAGATGCTGATGGCCTACGACTTCGACCGGCGCCTGAACCCGTTCGCGGAGCTGGGCGGTTTCATCTTCACATTCATGGGCGACGGCAAGCCGGGCACCGGCAAGACGACCCTGATCCAGATGATGGCCGGGCTCGTCAACGATTACTGCCAGGTGGCGGGCTACCCATTCCGTTACCAGAACCTGTCGACGGACAACATCGACAGCTACCAGGGCAAGTCGGGGCAGAACGCGAAGGCCTTCATCAACAACATCGTTGACCCCTCGGCCATCGGCTTCGGCACGATCGACGACATCGACCAGCTCGCCGGCAAGCGTGGCGACCGCCAGTCGAGCGCCGGTCAGCTCGAGATCACGGCCGTCCTGATGGAGAGCTTCGCCGGGGCCAACACCGTGGTGCGCGGGAACTGCACGTTCGGGATGTTCTCGAACTACCCCGAGAACGTCGACGATGCGCTGCGCCAGCGGGCCGGCGCGCGCTTCCTCGTCGACGGACCGCAGACGCGGGAGGATTACATCGACATCCTTCACCTGCTGATGGGCAAGAACCACGACATTGGGCTCGGCGACCACGACCTCTATGCCAACCAGGAGATCAAGTCGGCGGTCGCGAAGTCCTTCGAAAGCCACGCCCGACCGCATGAGGAAGGGCTGATCGCGGTCTTCGATCGGGTCCATGACCGGCTCGGCGAACTCGACACGATCGCCAAGCTCGGCACCTACCTCAAGGCGATCCAGGAGGCGGACGAGCGTTTCACGGGTCGCGCGATCAAGAATATCACGGATGCGGTGAAGGTCCGCGCCATGGACTTCGAACTGCCCGATGAGTGGATGGAAAACCCGGAGCTCTTCCTGTTCAAACCTTATGAGACGAAGCGGGACATGATCTCCGAGCTGCGTCAGCCGATCACGACCGAGATGGTGATACAGGAAATAAACCGCTACGCTGACAGTGAATTCCGCTATGCCGACAAGTCGGACGAAGCTGCGATCGACCAGATGGTGCGCGACTACGGCCGACAAGAAGAGGCAAAGCGGCGTTACCTCGAAAGCCGGGAGGACTGA
- a CDS encoding DUF1523 family protein, translating to MRNVRRVFRMILTLIAVLFLYYVLPGQDVARVVNTEVIRTDFSAVNRIFYAQADAGASDIGNRDLRLINTVRKRTYLFGLIRTGDQTMVYRNEDTGWIYPPYFKFDSSNLQTEAEDRRSTQANPEWVVLTHYGWRIPFLSVYPNAVSIRAAPGPDFRPIPWVNIVVFLVLIAGYFFVRAMWHQFRERTLDPFADATGDRFDQAQARVAERRGRVRRWLDTWKSKDKRR from the coding sequence ATGCGCAACGTTCGCCGGGTCTTCCGGATGATCCTCACCCTGATCGCCGTGCTGTTCCTCTATTACGTGCTGCCGGGGCAGGACGTGGCCCGCGTGGTCAACACCGAGGTCATCCGCACCGACTTCTCCGCCGTGAACCGGATTTTCTATGCGCAGGCCGACGCCGGAGCGAGCGACATCGGCAACCGGGACCTGCGCCTCATCAATACCGTGCGCAAACGGACCTACCTGTTCGGACTGATCCGGACGGGGGATCAGACGATGGTCTACCGCAACGAGGACACCGGCTGGATCTACCCGCCGTACTTCAAGTTCGATTCCTCCAATCTCCAGACGGAGGCGGAGGACCGGCGCTCCACGCAGGCCAACCCGGAGTGGGTCGTCCTGACCCACTACGGCTGGCGGATCCCGTTCCTGTCGGTCTATCCGAACGCGGTCTCGATCCGTGCCGCGCCGGGTCCCGATTTCCGGCCGATCCCGTGGGTGAACATCGTGGTCTTCCTCGTCCTGATCGCCGGCTACTTCTTCGTCCGCGCCATGTGGCACCAGTTCCGGGAACGGACACTCGACCCGTTCGCCGACGCGACCGGTGACCGCTTCGACCAGGCACAGGCCCGCGTTGCGGAACGGCGGGGCAGGGTGCGCCGCTGGCTCGACACTTGGAAGTCGAAGGACAAGCGGCGCTGA
- a CDS encoding coiled-coil domain-containing protein, translated as MADFDTQIRESQGQVAEAQTKIAELTSRIEAARQKMEQGGDIAVDIENATLEEVHAHTDMMNANIAELIMGLDDVTAAFSKDFDEMRGKTGWESFVGVFSRAKSDSMRQERIRTASVDDKLQDLISKSDIITKLLQNQLAVLNEQKTKVEGNLQSTLEEREATVAELEAVRVEIQAMDPKIIELENKISVEQDAGERTKLETQLAEMNARYNEMVRDEQVKLAKSQTLERYIEKGKTWIDSLQNQAATQMVLINKLETDTKQRVVLYDALTKSLKTAQQQDVAHRINEIGVKTDQEAQTAMAAIGSATNSRMADMLEAHEDHMVFARDVLEQKARADERFIRRFQKIVEKHDSNQYGA; from the coding sequence ATGGCCGATTTCGACACTCAGATCCGGGAAAGCCAGGGCCAGGTGGCCGAGGCTCAGACCAAGATCGCGGAACTGACCAGCCGGATCGAGGCCGCGCGTCAGAAGATGGAGCAGGGCGGCGACATCGCGGTGGACATCGAGAATGCCACGCTCGAGGAGGTTCACGCCCATACCGACATGATGAACGCCAACATTGCCGAGCTCATCATGGGGCTCGACGACGTGACCGCCGCCTTCTCCAAGGATTTCGACGAGATGCGCGGCAAGACGGGCTGGGAAAGCTTCGTCGGCGTCTTCTCCCGGGCGAAGTCGGACTCGATGCGGCAGGAGCGGATCCGCACCGCCTCCGTCGACGACAAGTTGCAGGACCTGATTTCCAAGTCCGACATCATCACCAAGCTCCTGCAGAACCAGCTCGCCGTGCTGAACGAGCAGAAGACAAAGGTCGAAGGCAACCTTCAGTCCACGCTCGAGGAGCGCGAGGCGACGGTCGCCGAACTCGAGGCCGTTCGCGTCGAGATCCAGGCGATGGACCCGAAGATCATCGAACTGGAAAACAAGATCTCCGTCGAACAGGATGCCGGGGAACGCACGAAGCTCGAAACCCAGCTCGCCGAGATGAACGCCAGGTACAACGAGATGGTGCGCGACGAGCAGGTGAAGCTCGCCAAGAGCCAGACGCTCGAGCGCTACATCGAGAAGGGCAAGACCTGGATCGACTCGCTGCAGAACCAGGCGGCGACGCAGATGGTTCTCATCAACAAGCTTGAAACCGACACCAAGCAGCGTGTCGTGCTGTACGATGCGCTGACCAAGTCGCTGAAGACCGCGCAGCAGCAGGACGTCGCGCACCGGATCAACGAGATCGGCGTGAAGACCGACCAGGAGGCGCAGACGGCGATGGCCGCGATCGGCTCAGCCACCAACTCCCGGATGGCCGACATGCTGGAGGCGCACGAGGATCACATGGTCTTTGCCCGCGATGTACTGGAGCAGAAAGCCCGCGCCGACGAACGCTTCATCCGGCGCTTCCAGAAGATCGTGGAGAAGCACGATTCCAACCAGTACGGAGCCTGA
- a CDS encoding DEAD/DEAH box helicase, whose amino-acid sequence MIQTLSDALAERGYDTLTPVQEAVTDPELASADLLVSAQTGSGKTVGFGLAIGSTLLGEAETLGLAEAPLALIIAPTRELAFQVSRELGWLYAKTGARVATCVGGMDMRDERRALERGAHIVVGTPGRLRDHIQRGSLDMTGLRAVVLDEADEMLDLGFREDLEFMLGEAPEDRRTLMFSATVPPSIATLAKSYQRDAVRVTTLSEKSQHADIAYQAMKVADRDAENAIINVLRFHEAQNAIVFANTRATVNRLTARFANRGFAVVCLSGELSQSERTHALQAMRDGRARVCVATDVAARGIDLPNLELVIHAELPTNAEGLLHRSGRTGRAGRKGISALIVPPKMVKRAERLLKFAKVTAEWTTAPDAADILRRDEERLLSDPSWSDEATEEEAAFAERLLAAQSPTAIAAAYLRLYRTRHSAPEELSDPDVRTPPKERVPFGPSSWFSLSVGREERAEARWLLPLLCRAGRIDKSAIGAIRVQQGETFVEIAEASVERFTAALGDGQLEEGVTARKLDSAPDFARGPQPSDNRPSGPRPRREGKPHDGASDRPQRRDDYKPRKPRPDAPRDEAPAEDTAPRQKKTFKARQDNDDRPRKPRSDTPRDDAPKAEGAARPKRVFGGAPDRDGKPRKPRFDGPRDGAPKGDGTGRPKKSFGGSPDADGKPRKPRHKATGKPGKPAGPNRKPGGKQPPKRRDR is encoded by the coding sequence ATGATACAGACCCTTTCCGATGCGCTCGCCGAGCGTGGTTACGACACCCTGACCCCCGTGCAGGAGGCCGTGACCGATCCGGAGCTTGCGAGCGCCGATCTGCTCGTTTCGGCACAGACCGGGTCCGGCAAGACCGTGGGCTTCGGCCTCGCCATCGGGTCGACGCTGCTTGGGGAGGCGGAGACGCTCGGTCTGGCCGAAGCGCCGCTCGCCCTCATCATCGCCCCAACGCGCGAGCTGGCCTTTCAGGTCAGCCGCGAGCTTGGCTGGCTCTATGCGAAGACCGGGGCACGCGTCGCGACCTGCGTCGGCGGCATGGACATGCGCGACGAACGGCGGGCGCTGGAGCGGGGCGCGCATATCGTCGTCGGCACGCCGGGTCGCCTGCGCGACCACATCCAGCGCGGATCGCTTGACATGACCGGCCTGCGCGCCGTGGTTCTGGACGAGGCGGACGAGATGCTCGACCTCGGCTTCCGCGAGGACCTCGAGTTCATGCTCGGCGAGGCACCCGAGGATCGGCGCACACTGATGTTCTCCGCCACCGTGCCGCCGTCGATCGCCACCCTGGCGAAGAGCTACCAGCGCGACGCCGTTCGAGTGACCACGCTGTCCGAGAAGAGCCAGCACGCCGATATCGCCTACCAGGCGATGAAGGTCGCGGACCGCGACGCCGAGAACGCAATCATCAACGTCCTGCGCTTCCACGAGGCGCAGAACGCCATCGTCTTCGCCAACACCCGCGCCACCGTGAACCGTCTCACGGCCCGGTTTGCCAACCGGGGCTTCGCCGTCGTCTGCCTGTCGGGTGAGCTCAGCCAGTCCGAACGGACGCACGCGCTTCAGGCGATGCGCGACGGTCGGGCGCGGGTCTGCGTCGCCACCGACGTCGCCGCGCGTGGCATCGACCTGCCGAACCTCGAGCTGGTGATCCACGCCGAACTGCCCACCAACGCCGAAGGCCTGTTGCACCGCTCCGGCAGGACAGGCCGGGCAGGGCGCAAGGGCATCTCCGCGCTGATCGTGCCGCCGAAGATGGTGAAGCGCGCCGAACGGCTGCTGAAGTTCGCCAAGGTCACCGCCGAATGGACGACTGCCCCCGACGCCGCCGACATCCTGCGCCGTGACGAGGAGCGTCTGCTCTCCGACCCGTCATGGAGCGACGAGGCGACGGAAGAGGAAGCAGCCTTCGCCGAGCGTCTGCTCGCCGCGCAGTCGCCGACTGCCATCGCCGCCGCCTATCTGCGCCTCTACCGGACCCGCCATTCGGCCCCGGAAGAGCTGTCCGATCCCGACGTGCGTACGCCTCCCAAAGAGCGGGTGCCCTTCGGTCCGAGTTCGTGGTTCTCGCTGTCTGTCGGTCGTGAAGAGCGGGCCGAGGCTCGTTGGCTGCTGCCGCTGCTCTGCCGCGCCGGGCGCATCGACAAGAGCGCGATCGGCGCGATCCGGGTTCAGCAGGGGGAGACGTTCGTCGAGATCGCCGAAGCCTCCGTCGAGCGTTTCACCGCCGCGCTCGGTGACGGTCAGCTTGAAGAAGGCGTGACGGCGCGCAAGCTCGACTCCGCGCCCGATTTCGCGCGCGGGCCGCAGCCCTCCGACAACCGCCCGTCCGGGCCTCGTCCCCGGCGGGAGGGCAAGCCCCATGACGGCGCGTCCGACCGTCCGCAGCGGCGAGACGACTACAAGCCCCGCAAGCCCAGGCCGGACGCTCCGCGCGACGAAGCCCCCGCCGAGGATACGGCGCCGCGCCAGAAGAAGACCTTCAAGGCGAGGCAGGACAACGACGACCGACCGCGCAAGCCGCGTTCCGACACGCCGCGCGACGATGCTCCGAAGGCCGAGGGCGCCGCGCGTCCCAAGCGGGTCTTCGGCGGAGCACCTGATCGCGATGGTAAACCGCGCAAACCGCGCTTCGACGGGCCCCGAGACGGCGCCCCGAAAGGCGACGGCACCGGACGTCCGAAGAAGAGCTTCGGTGGATCGCCGGATGCCGACGGCAAGCCGCGCAAGCCGCGTCACAAGGCGACCGGCAAACCGGGCAAGCCCGCCGGTCCGAACCGCAAGCCGGGTGGAAAACAGCCGCCGAAGCGCCGCGACCGCTAG
- a CDS encoding NAD-dependent succinate-semialdehyde dehydrogenase — protein sequence MLDEKTDIKGLLKTPSLLCEKAFVAGEWTDAESGATFDVVNPARGDVIAKVPDLSRAEVAKAIDAADKARHHWAAKTGKERANILRKWFDLMMQHQEDLAIIMTAEQGKPLAESRGEVAYGASFIEWFGEEAKRVYGETIPGHQSDKRITVIRQPIGVAASITPWNFPIAMITRKAGPALAAGCSFVGRPASQTPLSALAIAKLAEEAGVPKGVLSIVTSEDASGVGKEFCENPQVRKLTFTGSTQVGRILLKQAADQVMKCSMELGGNAPFIVFDDADLDAAVEGAIQCKFRNNGQTCVCANRIYVQSGVYDAFAEKLKVAVGKLKVGDGLQDGTDLGPLIEPKASDKVKEHLKDALDKGATLLLGGDENQLGEQFLNPTIVTGATPDMKVSKEETFGPFAPLFKFETEDDVIAMANDTIFGLASYFYAKDLSRVVKVQEALEYGIVGVNTGIISTEVAPFGGVKQSGLGREGSRHGIEDYLEMKYICTSV from the coding sequence ATGCTGGACGAGAAGACCGATATCAAGGGACTGCTGAAGACCCCGTCGCTGCTTTGCGAGAAGGCCTTCGTCGCGGGCGAATGGACGGACGCCGAAAGCGGCGCCACCTTCGACGTGGTGAACCCCGCGCGGGGTGACGTGATCGCCAAGGTGCCCGACCTCAGCCGCGCGGAAGTCGCCAAGGCCATCGATGCCGCCGACAAGGCGCGCCACCACTGGGCCGCGAAGACCGGCAAGGAGCGTGCCAACATCCTGCGCAAATGGTTCGACCTGATGATGCAGCATCAGGAAGACCTCGCGATCATCATGACCGCCGAACAGGGCAAGCCGCTAGCCGAGAGCCGGGGCGAAGTCGCCTACGGCGCGAGCTTTATCGAATGGTTCGGCGAAGAAGCCAAGCGCGTCTACGGAGAGACGATACCCGGCCACCAGTCGGACAAGCGCATCACGGTGATCCGTCAGCCGATCGGCGTCGCAGCCAGCATCACGCCGTGGAACTTCCCGATCGCGATGATTACCCGCAAGGCGGGACCGGCGCTTGCGGCGGGCTGCTCTTTCGTGGGGCGCCCCGCCTCGCAGACGCCGTTGTCGGCGCTCGCGATCGCCAAGCTCGCAGAAGAGGCCGGCGTGCCGAAAGGTGTTCTCAGCATCGTGACGTCCGAGGATGCGTCCGGCGTCGGCAAGGAATTCTGCGAGAACCCGCAGGTCCGGAAACTGACCTTCACCGGCTCGACGCAGGTCGGACGTATCCTGCTGAAGCAGGCTGCCGATCAGGTGATGAAGTGTTCGATGGAGCTGGGCGGCAATGCGCCGTTCATCGTGTTCGACGATGCCGACCTCGACGCGGCCGTCGAAGGCGCGATCCAGTGCAAGTTCCGTAACAACGGGCAGACCTGCGTCTGCGCGAACCGAATCTACGTCCAGTCCGGGGTCTATGACGCGTTCGCAGAAAAACTGAAGGTCGCGGTCGGAAAGCTGAAGGTAGGCGACGGCCTCCAGGATGGCACCGACCTCGGCCCACTGATCGAGCCCAAGGCCAGCGACAAGGTGAAGGAACACCTGAAGGACGCGCTCGACAAGGGGGCCACGTTGCTGCTCGGCGGAGACGAGAACCAACTCGGCGAACAGTTCCTGAACCCGACCATCGTGACTGGCGCCACGCCAGACATGAAGGTCTCGAAGGAGGAGACGTTCGGGCCCTTCGCTCCGCTCTTCAAGTTCGAGACCGAGGACGACGTCATCGCGATGGCCAACGACACGATCTTCGGCCTTGCGTCTTACTTCTACGCCAAGGACCTGAGCCGAGTGGTGAAGGTGCAGGAAGCGCTGGAGTACGGAATCGTCGGCGTGAACACCGGCATCATCTCGACCGAGGTCGCCCCGTTCGGTGGCGTGAAGCAATCCGGCCTTGGCCGCGAAGGCTCCCGTCACGGGATCGAGGATTACCTCGAGATGAAATACATCTGTACGTCGGTCTGA
- a CDS encoding P1 family peptidase: MQSGMRNLLTDVPGLRVGNAGDVLAKSGVTVVTADKPFVAGVQVMGGAPGTRETDLLAPDKSVSDIDAIVLSGGSAFGLAAAQGVQDALAESGRGLEVGPVRVPIVPAAIIFDLLAGGSGERPDYPALGRAAFAEAGDHFALGSAGAGIGATVAGLKGGLGSASVRVGDATVAALVVVNALGSPVAGESGRFWAAPWELDGEFGGLGVEPAPSPDWPNTKLGPLGNTTIAVVATDARLDKAGCTRMATAAHDGMARALVPSHTPMDGDLVFALSTGAVEADPLRLGHAAAVCLSRAIARGVYEASAADGDPLPTWRDRFGASGR, from the coding sequence ATGCAAAGCGGTATGCGAAACCTCCTGACCGACGTGCCCGGCCTGCGGGTCGGCAACGCGGGGGATGTCCTCGCGAAGTCGGGCGTGACGGTCGTGACGGCGGACAAACCCTTCGTCGCCGGCGTGCAGGTCATGGGCGGGGCACCCGGCACGCGGGAGACGGACCTCCTCGCCCCGGACAAGAGTGTGTCGGACATCGATGCGATCGTGCTGTCGGGCGGGTCGGCCTTCGGCCTTGCCGCGGCGCAGGGCGTGCAGGACGCGCTGGCGGAGTCCGGGCGTGGCCTCGAAGTCGGGCCGGTGCGGGTGCCGATCGTGCCGGCTGCGATCATCTTCGACCTTCTGGCCGGGGGCAGCGGCGAACGGCCTGACTATCCGGCCCTCGGGCGAGCCGCGTTCGCCGAGGCGGGCGACCACTTCGCGCTCGGCTCCGCCGGCGCCGGTATCGGGGCCACGGTTGCCGGCCTGAAAGGGGGGCTGGGGTCGGCGTCGGTCCGCGTGGGCGACGCGACGGTCGCCGCGCTGGTCGTGGTCAACGCACTCGGAAGCCCGGTTGCAGGGGAATCTGGTCGGTTCTGGGCCGCGCCGTGGGAGCTCGACGGAGAATTCGGCGGCCTCGGCGTGGAGCCAGCACCGTCGCCCGACTGGCCCAACACCAAGCTCGGCCCGCTGGGCAACACCACCATCGCGGTGGTCGCCACCGACGCGCGGCTCGACAAGGCCGGCTGTACCCGTATGGCGACGGCGGCGCATGACGGCATGGCGCGCGCGCTCGTCCCGAGCCACACTCCAATGGACGGGGATCTCGTCTTCGCGCTGTCGACGGGTGCGGTCGAGGCGGATCCGCTCAGGCTCGGGCATGCCGCCGCGGTCTGCCTGTCGCGAGCGATCGCCCGGGGTGTCTATGAGGCAAGCGCAGCCGACGGCGATCCGCTCCCCACGTGGCGGGACCGCTTCGGGGCGTCTGGACGTTGA